The Pseudomonas allokribbensis genome has a window encoding:
- the catC gene encoding muconolactone Delta-isomerase, with translation MLFHVKMTVKLPADLDPAVATKLKADEKELAQRLQREGQWRHLWRIAGHYANYSVFDVPSVEALHDTLMLLPLFPYMEIEIDGLCRHPSSIHADDR, from the coding sequence ATGCTGTTCCACGTAAAAATGACCGTGAAATTGCCCGCCGACCTGGACCCGGCCGTTGCCACAAAGCTCAAGGCCGACGAGAAAGAACTCGCCCAGCGCCTGCAACGCGAAGGCCAGTGGCGACACCTCTGGCGCATCGCCGGGCACTACGCCAATTACAGCGTGTTCGACGTACCCAGCGTCGAGGCGCTGCACGACACCCTGATGCTGTTGCCGCTGTTTCCCTACATGGAGATCGAGATCGACGGCCTCTGCCGTCATCCCTCGTCGATCCACGCCGACGACCGCTGA
- a CDS encoding Hcp family type VI secretion system effector: MATPAYMSVTGEKQGLITAGAFTADSVGNTYQEGHEDQVMVQAFTHDVIIPRDPQSGQPTGQRVHKPVVITKVYDKASPLLQAALTSGERMSEIVIQWYRTSAQGTQEHYYTTKLEDAIIVAINNKMHNCQDPGNAHFTHLEEVQFTYRKITWTHEVSGTSGSDDWRAPVV, encoded by the coding sequence ATGGCAACACCAGCGTACATGTCGGTTACCGGCGAAAAACAAGGCCTGATCACTGCCGGCGCCTTCACCGCCGACTCCGTTGGCAACACCTACCAGGAAGGCCACGAAGACCAGGTCATGGTTCAGGCTTTCACCCACGACGTGATCATCCCGCGTGACCCGCAATCCGGTCAGCCAACCGGTCAGCGCGTTCACAAGCCAGTTGTGATCACCAAGGTCTACGACAAGGCTTCGCCTCTGCTGCAAGCGGCTCTGACCTCCGGCGAGCGCATGAGCGAAATCGTTATCCAGTGGTACCGCACTTCGGCGCAAGGCACCCAAGAGCACTACTACACCACCAAACTGGAAGACGCGATCATCGTCGCCATCAACAACAAAATGCACAACTGCCAGGATCCAGGCAACGCGCACTTCACCCACCTGGAAGAAGTGCAGTTCACCTACCGCAAAATCACCTGGACCCACGAAGTATCCGGTACTTCGGGTTCCGATGACTGGCGTGCTCCAGTCGTTTAA
- the catA gene encoding catechol 1,2-dioxygenase, with amino-acid sequence MTVNIAHTAQLQKFFEEAAGFANDGGSSRLKTIVLRVLQDTARIIEDLDISEDEFWKAVDYLNRLGGRSEAGLLVAGLGLEHFLDLLQDAKDAQIGLTGGTPRTIEGPLYVAGAPLYEGECRMDDGSEEGVATVMFLEGQVFDPQGQPLAGATVDLWHANTKGTYSFFDQSQSDYNLRRRIITDAEGRYRARSIVPSGYGCDPQGPTQECLNLLGRHGQRPAHIHFFISAPGHRHLTTQINLSGDKYLWDDFAYATREGLVGEVEFREDAAGRRAELKFDFQLQQAPDSAAEQRSQRPRALQES; translated from the coding sequence ATGACCGTGAACATTGCCCACACTGCCCAATTGCAGAAGTTCTTCGAAGAAGCCGCCGGTTTTGCCAACGATGGCGGCAGCTCGCGCTTGAAAACCATCGTCCTGCGGGTGTTGCAGGACACCGCCCGGATCATCGAAGACCTGGACATCAGCGAAGACGAATTCTGGAAAGCCGTCGATTACCTCAACCGTCTGGGTGGCCGATCCGAAGCCGGGCTGCTGGTGGCCGGCCTCGGGCTTGAGCATTTCCTCGACCTGTTGCAGGACGCCAAGGATGCGCAGATCGGTTTGACCGGCGGCACACCGCGCACCATCGAAGGCCCGTTGTACGTGGCCGGCGCGCCGCTGTACGAAGGTGAATGCCGGATGGACGACGGCAGCGAGGAAGGCGTCGCCACGGTGATGTTCCTTGAAGGCCAAGTGTTCGACCCGCAGGGCCAACCGCTGGCCGGCGCCACGGTCGACCTGTGGCATGCCAACACCAAGGGTACTTACTCGTTCTTCGATCAGAGCCAGTCCGACTACAACCTTCGCCGCCGGATCATCACCGACGCCGAAGGCCGTTACCGCGCCCGCAGCATCGTGCCTTCCGGTTATGGCTGCGATCCCCAGGGCCCGACTCAGGAATGCCTGAACCTGCTTGGCCGCCACGGCCAGCGCCCGGCTCATATTCACTTCTTCATTTCCGCGCCTGGGCATCGGCACCTGACGACGCAGATCAATCTGTCGGGGGACAAATACCTGTGGGATGACTTCGCCTATGCAACCCGTGAGGGGTTGGTCGGGGAAGTCGAGTTTCGTGAGGATGCCGCGGGGCGTCGTGCCGAATTGAAGTTCGACTTCCAGTTGCAACAGGCGCCGGATTCGGCAGCCGAACAGCGCAGTCAACGGCCACGGGCGTTGCAGGAATCCTGA
- a CDS encoding muconate cycloisomerase family protein, with amino-acid sequence MNRILIENLSTIIVDLPTLRPHKLAMHTMQNQTLVILRLRCSDGIEGIGEATTIGGLAYGYESPESIKANIDAHLAPALIGMDASNINAAMQKLDKIAKGNTFAKSGIESALLDAQGKRLGLPVSELLGGRVRDSLEVAWTLASGDTARDIAEAEQMLDLRRHRIFKLKIGANPLEQDLKHVVAIKKALGDRASVRVDVNQYWDESQAIRGCQVLGDNGIDLIEQPISRVNRSGQIRLNQRSPAPIMADESIESVEDAFSLAADGAASAFALKIAKNGGPRAVLRTAQIAEAAGIALYGGTMLEGSIGTLASAHAFLTLRQLTWDTELFGPLLLTEDIVTERPQYRDFHLHIPRTPGLGLTLDEERLARFRRH; translated from the coding sequence ATGAACCGAATCCTGATTGAAAACCTGTCGACGATCATCGTCGACCTGCCGACCCTCCGCCCGCACAAACTGGCGATGCACACGATGCAGAACCAGACGCTGGTGATCCTGCGCCTGCGCTGCAGCGATGGCATCGAAGGCATTGGCGAAGCCACCACCATCGGCGGCCTGGCCTATGGCTACGAAAGTCCGGAAAGCATCAAGGCCAACATCGACGCGCACCTGGCGCCGGCGCTGATTGGCATGGACGCGAGCAACATCAACGCCGCCATGCAGAAGCTCGACAAAATCGCCAAGGGCAACACCTTCGCCAAGTCCGGGATCGAGAGCGCATTGCTCGACGCCCAAGGCAAACGCCTTGGCCTGCCCGTGAGCGAACTGCTCGGCGGACGGGTCCGCGACAGCCTCGAAGTCGCCTGGACACTGGCCAGTGGCGACACCGCCCGCGACATCGCCGAGGCCGAGCAGATGCTTGATCTGCGACGGCATCGGATCTTCAAACTGAAGATCGGCGCCAACCCGCTGGAGCAGGATCTCAAACATGTGGTGGCGATCAAGAAAGCCTTGGGTGATCGCGCCAGTGTGCGGGTCGACGTCAACCAGTACTGGGACGAGTCCCAGGCGATTCGTGGCTGTCAGGTGTTGGGCGATAACGGTATCGACCTGATCGAGCAGCCGATCTCGCGAGTCAATCGTTCCGGGCAGATTCGTCTGAACCAGCGCAGCCCGGCGCCGATCATGGCCGACGAATCCATCGAAAGCGTGGAAGACGCGTTCAGCCTCGCCGCCGACGGCGCCGCCAGCGCCTTCGCCCTGAAGATCGCCAAGAACGGCGGTCCGCGCGCCGTATTGCGCACTGCGCAAATCGCCGAAGCCGCCGGCATCGCCCTGTACGGCGGCACCATGCTCGAAGGCTCCATCGGCACGCTGGCTTCGGCCCACGCGTTCCTCACACTCAGGCAACTGACGTGGGACACCGAGCTGTTCGGCCCGTTGCTGCTGACCGAAGACATCGTCACCGAGCGCCCGCAGTACCGCGACTTTCACCTGCATATTCCACGCACCCCAGGCCTGGGCCTGACGCTGGATGAAGAGCGTCTGGCGCGTTTTCGCCGGCACTGA
- a CDS encoding 1,6-dihydroxycyclohexa-2,4-diene-1-carboxylate dehydrogenase yields the protein MNNRFANKVALVTGAAQGIGRRVCERLLEEGAHVVAVDRSALVHELQGEGVLSLTADLEQYADCARVMSAAVDAFGRLDVLVNNVGGTIWAKPFEHYDVEQIEAEVRRSLFPTLWCCHAALPYMLKQGRGAIVNVSSIATRSLNRVPYGAAKGGINALTACLAFENAERGIRVNATAPGGTEAPPRRIPRNTTEQSAQEQAWYQEIVAQTLDSSLMKRYGTLDEQVGAILFLASDDASYITGVTLPVGGGDLG from the coding sequence ATGAACAACAGATTCGCCAACAAGGTCGCGCTGGTCACCGGCGCGGCGCAGGGCATCGGTCGCCGGGTGTGCGAGCGATTGCTGGAAGAGGGCGCACACGTCGTCGCCGTCGACCGCTCCGCACTGGTTCACGAACTGCAAGGCGAGGGCGTTTTGTCGCTGACCGCCGACCTTGAGCAATACGCCGATTGCGCCCGGGTGATGAGCGCCGCCGTCGATGCATTCGGGCGCCTGGATGTGCTGGTCAACAACGTCGGCGGCACCATCTGGGCCAAGCCGTTCGAGCACTACGACGTCGAGCAGATCGAGGCCGAAGTGCGCCGCTCGCTGTTCCCGACGTTGTGGTGCTGCCACGCCGCATTGCCGTACATGCTCAAGCAGGGGCGCGGCGCGATCGTCAATGTGTCGTCGATTGCAACCCGCAGCCTGAACCGTGTTCCGTACGGCGCAGCCAAGGGCGGCATTAACGCATTGACCGCGTGCCTGGCTTTTGAGAATGCCGAGCGCGGGATCCGGGTCAACGCCACCGCGCCCGGCGGCACCGAAGCACCACCCCGGCGCATTCCGCGAAACACCACCGAACAGTCCGCGCAGGAGCAAGCCTGGTATCAGGAAATCGTCGCGCAAACCCTCGATAGCAGCCTGATGAAACGCTACGGAACCCTCGACGAACAGGTCGGCGCGATCCTGTTTCTGGCCTCGGACGACGCCTCCTACATCACCGGCGTGACGCTGCCGGTCGGTGGCGGCGATCTCGGCTGA